The Chamaesiphon minutus PCC 6605 DNA window TCTGTGCCGATCATCATCTCACTTTTATCGGCCCTTCTCCAGCCGCCATGCGGGCGATGGGAGACAAATCTACCGCCAAGGAAACAATGAAACGCGTGGGCGTACCGACGGTACCTGGTAGCGATGGACTCCTCGCCGATGCCGATGAAGCTCTCAAAATTGCAGGTAAAATCGGCTATCCCGTCATGCTCAAAGCCACCGCTGGCGGCGGCGGACGTGGGATGCGACTGGTACACGAAGAGGCGGACTTAGTGCGGTTATATCATGCCGCTCAGGGCGAAGCTGAAGCCGCATTTGGTAACGGCGGCGTCTATGTCGAGAAATTTATCGAATGTCCGCGTCATATCGAGTTTCAAATCCTCGCCGATAACTATGGTAATGTCATCCATCTGGGCGAACGCGATTGCTCGATCCAACGCCGCCATCAAAAATTACTAGAAGAAGCTCCCAGCCCAGCATTAACGCCCGAATTGCGTCAAAAAATGGGCGCAGCCGCGATCGCTGCTGCCAAATCGATCGATTATGCTGGAGTCGGCACGGTAGAATTCTTGCTCGACAAACACGGCGATTTCTACTTTATGGAAATGAACACCCGCATCCAAGTCGAACATCCCGTGACTGAGGCGATTACCGGACTAGATTTGATCGCCGAGCAGATCCGAGTCGCTCAAGGGGAAAAGCTCTCCCTAACTCAGGAACAAGTCGTATTGAAAGGGCACTCGATCGAATGTCGCGTCAATGCCGAAGATCCCAACCACAATTTCCGACCATCCCCAGGTAGAATCACTGGTTATTTAGCACCAGGTGGCCCAGGAGTGCGGGTAGATTCTCATGTGTATACCGATTACGAAATTCCCCCATTTTACGACTCCCTGATTGGCAAATTAATCGTCTGGGGTGTCGACCGAGACATGGCAATTCGGCGGATGCGGCGGGCGTTGCGCGAATATGCAATTACTGGCGTCCCCACTACGATCGATTTTCATCAACGCATTCTCGAACATCCAGGCTTTATTAAGGGTGAAGTTTATACTAACTTTGTGGAGCAAATGATGTCTAAGGAAGGACTATGATTTACTATGATTGAGATGATTTACTATGATTGAGTTGTTGGCACGAGTGAAGACGGTGATGATATTCTGTGATTGATTTGTTTTTGCTAGTGATGATTGGCTTTAATTTGAGATGATTGAGATGATGGACTACGATCTAAGTTGTTTGAGCGATCGAGGATGTTTACGATCGATCTGATAATGTATGAGTGAAATTGTTAATCAGGAGTCATCCTATAAGCACTCGGATCTTACTGGCAAGATTATTGGCTGTGCAATGGAAGTGCATGGCTATATAGGCAATGGTTTTCAGGAAGTAATTTATCAACGTGCCCTAGCTCTGGAAATGCAGGAGCGAGGACTGAGTTTTCAGCGCGAGTATCGAATGCAGATCTACTATAAAGGCGTGCATATTGGCACTAGGCGAGTCGATTTTTTTGTGGAGGGTAAGGTGATGTTAGAACTCAAAGCTGTTAGTCAGCTAGAAGATGTTCACCTAGCTCAAGCAATTAACTATTTGGAAGCCTCAGGCATAGAAATTGGGTTACTGATTAACTTTGGCAGTCGTAGTTTGCAGTTCAAGCGAGTAATGAAGCCCAAATGATAATTGGACTAGATCTAGTGATTAGTTCGATCGCTATCTTCCATCAAACGATCGGCTTCATCAAAATAAATCATCACTGCCTTCACTCGTGCCAACAACTCAATCATAGTAAATCATCTCAATCATAGTTAATCATAGTCCCGATTCCTCCTTCACTAACCTCTGATAAATACCCGCCAATTTAGGCGTGATGCTATTAGTTTCAATCCCATAACCCAAGCTCGTCCAGGTGCTAGACAACCGCTTTCTAACCTCCTCCAACTTGCCATCTTTTAATAACTGCGGAATATTCATATTCCAGGCACTTTCGTCGCTGAGCCAAGCGTGAACTACTGCATCTTGATACTCTGGCTCGAAACTATAAGTACACTGAAAAAAGAAGAGCAAGCAATCGGGTTGAGGATGATATTTCTTGGCCATTCTAAACCAAGTTGTATTAATCATTTGATAGCGTCCCGCTGCTGTAGAACAATTATTGATATTCGGCCCACTAACGATCCGAATGCACTTTTCGGGATGACGATCGAGAGTTTTGGCATGACTGCCACCATATATTACCGAATAGGGTTGTCGATCGCTGGCTTCGCTAGCGGCAATTGTCCGCATTAAGGCGCGAATGTAGGGGTTGCCACCTTTCATCACCAAGGGTGGATGGCGCGTAGTATCGAAGGTGGGACTTTGGCTCTGACGCCGGGATGGGTGGCGCAATACTAATAGCAACAAGCAGAGCGAAACTAGACAACCGATCGCAATTGCGATCGGTTTAACACGGCTGGGTTTGAGGATATCCATGCAGTATTTGCAGCGGGTAGAGCGGGATCGTGAGGATAGTAACTACCAACTAAAGATAACCGATCGCGAGTAACTCGCGATCGTAGGGATGGCTGTTGCTGGGGTTAATTAATATCCCCTCAATTACTACACGCTGGCGAATAGCTCTTCCCAACTTTTGGCTACTGCTGTAGGCGCGCTGACGACTTCTAAAACTTTATTTCGGGCTTGGGGGTTGGTGAGTGACTCAACGCACACCTGAGCCACCTTTTGTCTGGGTATACTACCATCAAAGAGGGTATCCGCTCCTGACATAATTACAGGGTTAGGATTATCATCATTTTTGAGTCCTCCCGGACGCACGATCGTGTAGTTGAGTCCACTATTTTTGAGATACTGTTCGGCTTGTTGTTTCCACCACAAGATCAACCAAAACAGATTGAGAGGATGGAAAAACTTCGACACGCACAGCGACGAGACAAACACAAACTGCTCGATATTGTGAGATTTGGCGGCGTTTACCAGATTTTTGGTGCCTTCAAAATCGACCTGATACGGACCAGTTGGATCGAAACTGGGTTTGGCTCCAGTGGCACAGAGAATTACCGTACTGTCACCGAGTGCGGTATTGATACTTTCCAGATTGAGAACGTCGCCGACAACCAGTTCAGCCTCCGCTGGTAAAATAGTTCGTGCCGTGGCGAGATCCCGCACCATTGCCCGCACGGGAATCTGCCGACTCACTAACTCCCGCACGATTCTGCGTCCGGTTTCTCCTGTCGCGCCTGCTACAAATGCCTTCATTTCGTTTTGGTTAGAATAAATTTTAGGTTTAGCGGTCTTATCTCTTATGTTAAATATAGAAACAATTAAAAGGGTGTTTTCCGTCAGGAAATTGCAGGCGGTACTAGTCGATCGATAACAGATTTACCGGATATCGACCGACTTGTTTCAGCTCTGAAATTACACTACATTTAAAACAAAAACTTACATTTTCAATTAACTCTTACTTAAATTAATTTAAATTTTCCGGTTTTCAGTAGCTACAGCTTGTAAATAGAACTTATAAGTCATTACATTTTTATCAACACCACACAGTCAGCACATCAACGGGATAAAGCAGGAGATGCCAGTAACAACACTAGAAAAAAACAGCGAAAAACAGAGTTCGATCGTGATGAATCCTGAGTTAGAACAGCGAGATCTGGTGTCCATCGATACGAATCAACTCCAGCCGTTTTGTTTTAGCTATCGGTTTACGGATGCTATGTTGATGGGGGCAGACATTCGGACGGTAGAGACATACTTGGATGCTCACCAGGGCTGGTTTACGCGTTGTGCTCATCCAATGACAGCTAGCCAACTTGGGAAAAATGGTTATGCACTGACGATCGGTAAGTTTAATTCGTTCGGCTATGCCGTCGAACCCAAGATCGGACTGGAATTATTACCGCAGGATAGCGGGGTATATCGCATCAAAACCCTCGCCATCCCTGATTATAATCCGCCAGGTTATGAGGTGAGTTTCAATGCCCAAATGCGGCTGATAGAGGTGGTAAGTGACGAACGATCGAGCACAAAGATCGACTGGGATCTCGACTTGAAAGTGCTCATTCAGTTTCCTAAATTTATTTACAAGTTACCGACAGGTGTCATTCAAGGTACTGGCGATAAACTCCTAAAACAAATTGTCAATCGCGTTTCGCGGCAATTGACTCACAAGGTGCAGCAAGATTTTCATGGGAGTTTTGGTTTACAGATTCCTAAAAAGTAAATCTAGTAATGGTCATTGACACATCGAGGTAGGGGGCAATTTCTGAAATTGCTCCCTACCTCTGTTTTTAACAACATTTGCCAAGTTACGATCGCCGAAAAATAAATAGGGTAAAGTAGATCTTTAAGTTGCAATCGCCAACATTCCCAATCTCATGATGTCAAATTACTCTAACCTTTTAAACTCTTGGGTGAGCACATCATCTTCGGTCGTGTAGATAATATCTCGATCGGTAATTTTATACTGTTTGGCAAACTGTTTGGCATAGTCTAGCTTCTCCAAAATCTGACCCCCTTGGTGCAATAAATTCACTTGTTGATGGCGTAAATTATTGCGCTTGCGGACTTGCCGATCTCGATATTTGACCCACAGATAACGACAGGACGGAATGATAACTAGCCCGACACCATAAACAGCCAAAATCGTCATTGCCAAGCTAATAAAACTACTACTTATCCCTCTGAGCATCAGACCTAAAATGATAATCCCCACTAGGTTAAGCGCGAATAATCCGATCGTCCAGCCAGTTTGTTCGGGAGTAGCTTTAGTAAACTTCCACTTACGTTCGCGCAGCGATTGAGGGACGCGATTATTTAGTCCCGGTTCGTCCTTGAGTGTAGTTTGCAGGTCGGGGAAATGATAGACTAGTTGTCCGGTTGGACTAACTTCGGGAATACCATTAAACTTCGTCAATACTGGCAACATGTAGTCTTCATTGCCAGCATTTTCTGGCAAAAAGGCGCGGCGATCGAATTCCGCACCGATATTATCTAAATAAGGTAAAATTTGTTCGCCGATGGCGACACCTTGCTGGTGGTAGATCAGATTGGCAATATAACGCCAGCGTCGCTGTTCTAAATCGGCATTGGGATTGCCATCTCCAAATAGTACCGAAAATACTGCTTCCAAAAAATTGAGCGGTTTGCGCTGTGTCTTTGCCCGAATCGGTGCCAGACTAGATATATTTTGGTCGATCGAACTATTAGAATTACTAGAACTATTACCGCCCCAATCAAAAATAGCTAAAACACAATTACCATCCCCACAATCGCCACCGCTATCGTTACTAAACAGAGCGGCTAAGGTAATTGCCAAGATCGTCAGATAGACGGCACTAATCGACGTAATTAACAAAATGCCAAACGAAATTTTAACTAAATAAAATCCGATCGTCCACAATCGATCGAGCCAAGCTCTAATTTGAAGTTTTACAGACTTACGGAGCAAGATTTGTCGAAAGTTGGGCGCGAAGACATAAATGACTTCGCCGCTATCGGTGACTTGCAGATGTCCCCCAGTACGATTGGCTAAAGCTAGCAATCCCGAACGCGCCTGTTCGAGATGAATACCCGCCTGAGTTGCAACATCCCCACTAGTTACTCGATAACCGAGCTGTTCCACCGCCGTCATAAGTTGAGGATTGGCATTCATAATATCTCTGGTACGATTCTGAGACTTTTAGGGCTGGAGTTGAGAGTTGATGCCAATAATCTGCAATTTAACGATCGCTCCAGATTAAATACCTCTACTGAAATTCTAGCCAAGTTTCCGCAGGGTTGACACGAGTCTTAACCTCTACCGTCTCTGCTTACTCACAGCTTTCCCCAGTGGCGCACTCCCGCCTTTGTTTCTCGATCGTCTAAGTGCGACAACATAACACAGAAAGACTAAGTACAGCCTCGCTTGTGGGTACCTGGGGTCGAAACTAAGCACTAGTATCGTTAAATTGTTGCAAGATTCCGATCCTACCCCCTTGGTAGCTCTCTTTGCGCCAACAGTGCCGTACCATATGCCGCCTCCTGCTGCGGAGAAATCGAGATCGGTACGGGAATATATCGCTGACGGATCTTTGTCCAGATGGGATTTTGTGCTCCACCGCCAGCAGTATAGATTGCCGTCAGGGGTGTGGCTCCTAATTGGGCTAATAGTTGGTAGCCGCGTGCTTCAATGCTGGCGATCCCTTCTAATAAACCATGCAAAAAATCAACCGCTCGCTCTGGGCGCGGTGTCAGTCGCGGTGCTAAATGAGGATCGTTAATGGGAAAGCGATCGCCTGGAGTTAACAAGGGATAATAATCCAGATTGCTGGAGCGATTGGGATCGATTTCTTGGCTGAGGCTAACCAACTCGGCATCGCTAAAAAAATGCCGTAGTACCGCACCGCCAGTATTTGATGCGCCACCCACCAACCACAGATCCCCTAGGCGGTGACTATAGATCCCAAAGTTGACATCCTCGACGCGCGTCTGGCTCAGGAGTTTGATAACCAATGTCGATCCCAGCGATGTGACGGCAACACCCGGCTCCTCCATGCCGCTAGCGATAAATGCGGCAATACTGTCGGTAGTACCAGCACAGACGATACAATCAGTCGCTAAACCCAACTCTGTGGCAACTTGAGGTAATACCGTCCCAACTGGCATCCCCGGCTTGACTACTTGCGGCAATAACGGGCTGTAGGGCTGCCGTTCTAGCCAATCGGGGTAACGTAAGGCTTCGACATCATAGCCGAGTTTCAGGGCATTGTGATAGTCGCTGATGCCCAATTTGCCATGCAGATGGTAAGCCAACCAATCTGCTTGATGCAAAAAGTAGACCTCTCCAGCAGTCGGCACGATCTCGATCGCCTCGGGTTGTCGCAGCAACCACAATAATTTCGCTAGACTAGAGGTTGCGCTAATAACTGAATGTCCGGCTGGGGCGATCGATTTAACCAGTTCTAATACTGTTTCTCCGCGGCGATCGTGATATAAAATTGGTGCGCCGATCGATCGACCCTCACGATCGCACAATAGTACCGTCGAAGAAGTCCCATCGATCGCAATGCGTTTGACCTGAGATTTAATCGCAATTGGGATGGCCTGAATCATTGCAAATAAAGTCTCTCGCCACCCTTTGCTTAGTAAATCGCTAGTTCCCCGCCAAAGCACATTACGATCAGTATCGATCGCTACTAATCTAGCTCCAGATGTGCCAAAATCTATGCCGAGGGAGACTATCATATTTTTATTTTGTAGCCAGAGTTACATGTTTGGTTGGTCTAACAATGATACAAAATGTCAAGTTGGTGCAACTAAAAATAGTATAGAAACACACATTCAGGAGTAACTAAAATTGAAAAAGATCGTAGCAATTATTCGCCCCTTCAAGCTTGATGAAGTAAAAATTGCTCTCGTCAATGCTGGAATAGTGGGAATGACAGTCTCTGAAGTGAGAGGATTTGGGAGACAAAAGGGTCAAACCGAACGCTATCGCGGATCGGAATATACCGTGGAGTTTCTCCAAAAGCTCAAAGTCGAAGTTGTCATCGAAGATGCACAGGTTGATATGGTAGTAGACAAGATCATTGCTGCTGCTCGGACTGGCGAAATCGGTGATGGTAAAATTTTTGTTAGCCCGATCGAGCAAGTCGTGCGGATTCGGACTGGCGAAAAAAATGTTGAAGCGGTGTAACTGCTAACTATCATCAGCCTAAAATTTAAAGATTGGAGCGGTGTAACTACCAACTACCATCAGCCTAAAATGTAAGTAGAGAGCCGACTTCTGGCCAGAAGTCGGCTCTCTATTTTGTCTAAATTAGGGGGTTGCCGCTCTTAAGTACCGGGAAGATCCCGCAAGCGATCGGTCAAATGAGCGCGATCGGCCAGTACTTTCAACAATGGGCCGTGTTTGCCAAACTCAACGATACTGATGCTGCACACTGGCATCCCCAGCCGATACCGAAATCGCCCCGCATCGATACCTAGCAGGCTGCACAGCAGGATCCGAATCGTGGCTTTGTGGGATACGACCAAAACATTCCCCGTCGTGTGCTGCTGACTGATTTCCTCGACTACCGCGAGTGCGCGTGCGGCGATCGCCATGGCGGATTCGCCACCCGTGGGTGGATTCCAGCCCGGATCGGCCAACCATCGGAGATAATCGTCATGATACTCCGCATCGACAGCCGCGACATCTTTACCTTCCCATGCCCCATAATTAATCTCTTGTAGTCCGTCGCGGATTTGCAGCTTCATACCTAATTTGTCTGCGAGTGGTTCTGCTGTTAAAATTGCCCGTTCTTTGGGACTGCAATAGATCGATTCCCAAGGCGTAGTGGCATAAGCTGCTGCAAATACCTGTGCCATTTCTTCGCCATCGGTAGTCAAGCCAGGATCGATCGAGCCACAAAATAAATTACCGCGACTAGAAGCTGTTTGTCCGTGACGGAGGAAGTAAAGATTTAGAGTCATATAGCCATCCTTAAATTAGGTAATGTGGATGTTTCGCGATCGAAAAATGGTTGGGTTCGTTAATAATTGAGAAAGAGCCTGAATTTGCCAGGACAGATGTTGATTATGAAAGTGTTGTTTTGTCAAGCCCCGATTCTGGCAAGCGATTTACTGAGGTAAAGCCATGCCAACGATCGCTATTTTACTCTCGAATCAAAACTCTGTTAATATAAAAGGCACGAGCAAACTAAATCTTTAAGTTTGCTCCTATGCTTCTTGGAATAATAAATTACCAGGAGTGGGTCAAAACCCACTTTTTTTGTTGTTTACTGCCGCTGATAAGTACGCGCTCTCGGTTTAACAACCGTTACCAGAGCAGTGCAATGCTCTATTCGATCTTCTAATTCCCCTGTTCGACTCAGATAGTGCGGGATCGATCGCAATTAGTTACTAGTTATGTTCGCCAACATCCTTCTTCATAGCCACTAGCTCCTAGTCCTTGCCACATTTATGGCTCATCCCCTCATTCCCCAAATTACCGACCTCGCTAACCCAATCGCCGCAGACTTGGGACTAGAATTAGTTGCAGTTGTCTTTCATACTCACGAACGCCCCCCCTCGCTGCGGGTAGATATTCGCAATCTAGTTGCCGATACCGGATTACAAGACTGCGAGCGCATGAGTCGTGCATTAGAAGCGGCATTAGATGCCAAAGAGCTGATTCCGTTTGCTTACGCGTTGGAGGTTTCTAGCCCTGGGACGAGCAGACAACTGACGACAGATCGAGAGTTTAATGCTTTTGCTGGCTTCGCAGTCGAAGTTACTACCGATCGGGCTTGGGATGGCAAAACCGAGTGGCAAGGACAATTGATTCGTCGCGACGATACCAAGATCTACCTGAGTCTTAAAGGTAGAACGGTTGAAATTCCGAGGGAAGTAGTCGCTAAAGTCTATTTACACGATAAATAATCGCGACAGCGATACTTGACTGACGATCGAATCGATCGGCCAAATGCTGACTAGATATCTAGGAACCTAATGCAGGCGATCTTTTCATCCTATTTAATTACTTACCCATCTAAGTAAATTGTTGTTGAGGTTGCGGCTAAAATCCTCAATTCGATCGTCGCGGCGATCGTCAACACTCTCTACACTATTTCTTAACTTAACTGAATATGTCAAAAGCTAAAGACCCGAAAAAAAGTAATGTTAGTTTACCTCAACTCAGAAATATGATTGAGGAAATCAGTAAAGATCGCAACCTACCCAGCTCTGCGGTACAAACTGCCTTGCGCGAAGCTTTGCTCAAAGGCTACGAACGCTATCGGCGATCGCAACATTTAGATCGGATGGATTTTGAAGAAGATCATTTCGATAACTTTGATGTATTTCTCAATCTTGATGAAGAGGCTTTTCAGGTCGTTGCAACTAAAACGATCGTTGAAGAAGTCACTGATGAAGATAAAGAGATTTCGCTTAATGATGTCAAAAATAGTTTGCAGCAAGAAGAATCTGCCGAAGAACTCAGCGAGGAAAAGCTGCAAGAACTGATTGGCGACTCGGTGATACTTGATGTAACACCCGATCGCGAGGATTTCGGGCGGATGGCAGCAATTCAAGCCAAACAAGTACTCGCCCAAAAATTGCGCGACCAACAACGGAAAATCATTCAAGAAGAATTCGAGCAATTTGAAGGTACCGCGCTGCTGGGCAAAGTGCTAAGATTCGAGCGTCAATCGGTAATTTTATCTGTCAGTAGTAGTTTCGGTCAGCCAGATGTCGAAGCCGAACTACCGCAAAAAGAACAACTGCCCAACGATAATTACCGGATCGGTCGCACCTTTAAAGTCTTCCTCAAAAAAGTTCGCGAAGGCTCCCAACGCGGCCCCCAACTACTGGTTTCTCGCGGTGCCGCTGGATTGGTGGTCGAACTATTTGCCAACGAAGTCCCCGAAATCGAAGAAGAACTAGTCAGAATCGTCGCTGTGGCGCGAGAAGCCAGTCCACCCTCCCGTCACGTCGGCCCCCGTACCAAGATCGCTGTCGATACCTTGGAAGGCGATGTAGACCCCGTAGGCGCGTGTATTGGCGCGCGCGGTTCGCGCATTCAGGTAGTCGTCAACGAACTTCAAGGCGAGAAGATCGATGTGATTCGCTGGTCGCCAGATCCCTCGACCTATATTTCTAATGCCTTGAGTCCCGCGCGGATCGATGAGGTGCGATTGGTAAATCCCGAAGGTCGTCAGGCACATGTCTTGGTACCCGAAGATCAATTGAGTCTGGCGATCGGGAAAGAAGGCCAAAATGTCCGATTGGCAGCGCGGTTGACTGGTTGGAAAATTGACATCAAAGATGTGAATAAGTACGATCCCGTGGCGGCGATGGCAGAGGTTGAGTCGCAACGCCAAGCTGACTCAGAGTATCAATCGCGCTATCAACCCGATTATCAAGATGCTGGCTACGCAGAAGATAATTATTAATCGATCGTCGATAGCTGGGTTACTAGATAAAAGCAAGGTGGGCACTGCCCACCAGCTACAATTTTCGCGTAGTAATTGATAATTTATAAATGAAAGCTCGAATTGCGATCGCCACATCGATCTCAGAAATTAACAACTGTTTTCCTGTGATGAAAGAGCTACGTTCTCATTTAGAAATTGCTGATTTTGTGGAGCGAGTCGAACGCCAGCAACAATTGTTTAATTACCAGCTTGCCTACCTGCAAGTCGATGAAATAGTGCGCGCAGTGGCTGGATTTAGAATCTCTGAATCGTTAGCATGGGATAAGTTTATGTATGTAGACGATCTGGTGAGTAGCTCCGATAATCGATCGCAAGGCTATGGGGCGGAATTGTTTAATTGGCTGTTAGAATACGCTCGTGCCGAAAATTGTCAGCAACTGAATTTAGATTCGGGAGTCCAAAGATTTGCCGCGCATCGCTTTTATCTACGTCAGCGGATGGAAATTTCTAGTCATCACTTTACGCTGCACTTATGAGAGCATCTGTTAGAAAGTAGAAGGCAGAAGGCAGAAGGTAGAATTGAATACGAGATATCTCTATGTCTGATAGCTTAGATTTTACTAAATCTTGAATTTGAGTGGCGAGGGTAAAGTGCTAAAAGATTGGCGGCGGTGTATATGTTGTCGGAAAGTCGCTCATAAAAATGAGTTTTGGCGCGTAGTAAAAGCTCACCCTGACAATCTAATTACGATCGATTTAGGTAAGACAGTCATTCAAGGACGCTCGGCTTATTTGTGTCCGACAGCTAGTTGTTTGCAAATAGCTCAGAAAAAAAACCGGATCGGTAAATCGCTCAAGGCAAAAATTAGTGAGGAGATTTACCAACAATTAGAATCGATCGCAATAGACTGAAACCTAAATCCCCAACCTAATAGCCCAATTATCAATTATTAATTAGTTCAATGCTGCTTTGAGTGCGTGAAGTAAATCTTGCGTGCTAAAGGGCTTGGCTAGGAAAGCCTTAATTGTGTTGCCATGATTTTGAGCGGCAATTTCGTGGGCAGACAAGCCACTCATGACAATAATCCGGACGTCGGGATCGATCGAGTGTAATTGGGCGATCGTCTGCGTGGGATTGCCACCGGGCATCATATAATCTAGTAAAATTGTGCCAATTTTGAGATGGTGTTCGGTATATAAATCGATCGCTTGTTGAGAGTCGCGAGCCGTCACACTCTGATACTCGTATGATTCGATCGTGGTACCCAGAATTTCGCGAATCG harbors:
- a CDS encoding histidine phosphatase family protein, translating into MTLNLYFLRHGQTASSRGNLFCGSIDPGLTTDGEEMAQVFAAAYATTPWESIYCSPKERAILTAEPLADKLGMKLQIRDGLQEINYGAWEGKDVAAVDAEYHDDYLRWLADPGWNPPTGGESAMAIAARALAVVEEISQQHTTGNVLVVSHKATIRILLCSLLGIDAGRFRYRLGMPVCSISIVEFGKHGPLLKVLADRAHLTDRLRDLPGT
- a CDS encoding glycoside hydrolase family protein, whose product is MDILKPSRVKPIAIAIGCLVSLCLLLLVLRHPSRRQSQSPTFDTTRHPPLVMKGGNPYIRALMRTIAASEASDRQPYSVIYGGSHAKTLDRHPEKCIRIVSGPNINNCSTAAGRYQMINTTWFRMAKKYHPQPDCLLFFFQCTYSFEPEYQDAVVHAWLSDESAWNMNIPQLLKDGKLEEVRKRLSSTWTSLGYGIETNSITPKLAGIYQRLVKEESGL
- the rimP gene encoding ribosome maturation factor RimP, encoding MAHPLIPQITDLANPIAADLGLELVAVVFHTHERPPSLRVDIRNLVADTGLQDCERMSRALEAALDAKELIPFAYALEVSSPGTSRQLTTDREFNAFAGFAVEVTTDRAWDGKTEWQGQLIRRDDTKIYLSLKGRTVEIPREVVAKVYLHDK
- a CDS encoding GNAT family N-acetyltransferase, with protein sequence MKARIAIATSISEINNCFPVMKELRSHLEIADFVERVERQQQLFNYQLAYLQVDEIVRAVAGFRISESLAWDKFMYVDDLVSSSDNRSQGYGAELFNWLLEYARAENCQQLNLDSGVQRFAAHRFYLRQRMEISSHHFTLHL
- a CDS encoding FGGY-family carbohydrate kinase codes for the protein MIVSLGIDFGTSGARLVAIDTDRNVLWRGTSDLLSKGWRETLFAMIQAIPIAIKSQVKRIAIDGTSSTVLLCDREGRSIGAPILYHDRRGETVLELVKSIAPAGHSVISATSSLAKLLWLLRQPEAIEIVPTAGEVYFLHQADWLAYHLHGKLGISDYHNALKLGYDVEALRYPDWLERQPYSPLLPQVVKPGMPVGTVLPQVATELGLATDCIVCAGTTDSIAAFIASGMEEPGVAVTSLGSTLVIKLLSQTRVEDVNFGIYSHRLGDLWLVGGASNTGGAVLRHFFSDAELVSLSQEIDPNRSSNLDYYPLLTPGDRFPINDPHLAPRLTPRPERAVDFLHGLLEGIASIEARGYQLLAQLGATPLTAIYTAGGGAQNPIWTKIRQRYIPVPISISPQQEAAYGTALLAQRELPRG
- a CDS encoding YlxR family protein, with the protein product MNLSGEGKVLKDWRRCICCRKVAHKNEFWRVVKAHPDNLITIDLGKTVIQGRSAYLCPTASCLQIAQKKNRIGKSLKAKISEEIYQQLESIAID
- a CDS encoding GxxExxY protein, producing the protein MSEIVNQESSYKHSDLTGKIIGCAMEVHGYIGNGFQEVIYQRALALEMQERGLSFQREYRMQIYYKGVHIGTRRVDFFVEGKVMLELKAVSQLEDVHLAQAINYLEASGIEIGLLINFGSRSLQFKRVMKPK
- a CDS encoding DUF1997 domain-containing protein — protein: MPVTTLEKNSEKQSSIVMNPELEQRDLVSIDTNQLQPFCFSYRFTDAMLMGADIRTVETYLDAHQGWFTRCAHPMTASQLGKNGYALTIGKFNSFGYAVEPKIGLELLPQDSGVYRIKTLAIPDYNPPGYEVSFNAQMRLIEVVSDERSSTKIDWDLDLKVLIQFPKFIYKLPTGVIQGTGDKLLKQIVNRVSRQLTHKVQQDFHGSFGLQIPKK
- the nusA gene encoding transcription termination factor NusA → MSKAKDPKKSNVSLPQLRNMIEEISKDRNLPSSAVQTALREALLKGYERYRRSQHLDRMDFEEDHFDNFDVFLNLDEEAFQVVATKTIVEEVTDEDKEISLNDVKNSLQQEESAEELSEEKLQELIGDSVILDVTPDREDFGRMAAIQAKQVLAQKLRDQQRKIIQEEFEQFEGTALLGKVLRFERQSVILSVSSSFGQPDVEAELPQKEQLPNDNYRIGRTFKVFLKKVREGSQRGPQLLVSRGAAGLVVELFANEVPEIEEELVRIVAVAREASPPSRHVGPRTKIAVDTLEGDVDPVGACIGARGSRIQVVVNELQGEKIDVIRWSPDPSTYISNALSPARIDEVRLVNPEGRQAHVLVPEDQLSLAIGKEGQNVRLAARLTGWKIDIKDVNKYDPVAAMAEVESQRQADSEYQSRYQPDYQDAGYAEDNY
- a CDS encoding P-II family nitrogen regulator — its product is MKKIVAIIRPFKLDEVKIALVNAGIVGMTVSEVRGFGRQKGQTERYRGSEYTVEFLQKLKVEVVIEDAQVDMVVDKIIAAARTGEIGDGKIFVSPIEQVVRIRTGEKNVEAV
- the accC gene encoding acetyl-CoA carboxylase biotin carboxylase subunit; protein product: MSFSKILIANRGEIALRIIRTCGEMGIGTVAVHSTIDRKALHVQLADEAVCIGEPIGSKSYLNIPNIISAALTRNATAIHPGYGFLAENARFAEICADHHLTFIGPSPAAMRAMGDKSTAKETMKRVGVPTVPGSDGLLADADEALKIAGKIGYPVMLKATAGGGGRGMRLVHEEADLVRLYHAAQGEAEAAFGNGGVYVEKFIECPRHIEFQILADNYGNVIHLGERDCSIQRRHQKLLEEAPSPALTPELRQKMGAAAIAAAKSIDYAGVGTVEFLLDKHGDFYFMEMNTRIQVEHPVTEAITGLDLIAEQIRVAQGEKLSLTQEQVVLKGHSIECRVNAEDPNHNFRPSPGRITGYLAPGGPGVRVDSHVYTDYEIPPFYDSLIGKLIVWGVDRDMAIRRMRRALREYAITGVPTTIDFHQRILEHPGFIKGEVYTNFVEQMMSKEGL
- a CDS encoding SDR family oxidoreductase, giving the protein MKAFVAGATGETGRRIVRELVSRQIPVRAMVRDLATARTILPAEAELVVGDVLNLESINTALGDSTVILCATGAKPSFDPTGPYQVDFEGTKNLVNAAKSHNIEQFVFVSSLCVSKFFHPLNLFWLILWWKQQAEQYLKNSGLNYTIVRPGGLKNDDNPNPVIMSGADTLFDGSIPRQKVAQVCVESLTNPQARNKVLEVVSAPTAVAKSWEELFASV